From the Deltaproteobacteria bacterium genome, one window contains:
- a CDS encoding DUF1016 domain-containing protein, whose amino-acid sequence MTSTSLESSFAEVVDLIQQARQRAFYVVNTELIDLYWQVGAYVSHRIAEDGWGKGTVAALASYIQKRQPGIRSFSRQNLWRMRQFYETYRDEPKLSPLVRELPWSSNLHILTKTKRPEEREFYLRMATRNRWQVREVARQIDGALFERAILNPPKLSTVLREIQPTVTEVFKDAYLFEFLGLSDDHSEDDLHRKLLQNLGRFITELGRDFGFLGSEYPVQVGGKDFRLDLLFYHRELQCLVAVELKTKEFQPAYLGQLEFYLEALDRDVRKPHERPSIGVLLCATKDNEVVEYALSRSLSPTLIAEYQTQLPDKKLLQAKLHEFYLLSQSALPETNDRSRPAPMKRQQKKQAK is encoded by the coding sequence GTGACATCAACCTCCCTTGAAAGCTCATTCGCTGAAGTTGTTGACCTTATTCAGCAAGCGCGACAACGAGCGTTTTACGTCGTCAACACTGAGCTGATTGATCTGTATTGGCAGGTGGGCGCGTACGTAAGTCATCGAATTGCTGAAGATGGCTGGGGCAAGGGCACGGTCGCGGCTTTAGCGTCCTACATTCAGAAACGACAACCTGGCATTCGCAGTTTCTCTCGGCAGAACCTGTGGCGAATGCGCCAATTTTATGAAACCTATCGCGACGAGCCAAAACTCTCGCCACTGGTAAGAGAACTGCCGTGGTCGTCGAATCTCCATATTTTGACCAAGACGAAACGGCCCGAAGAACGGGAATTTTACTTACGTATGGCAACACGAAACCGCTGGCAGGTACGAGAAGTTGCCCGACAAATTGACGGAGCCCTATTTGAACGCGCCATTCTTAATCCCCCAAAACTCTCAACCGTGTTGAGAGAAATACAGCCCACGGTCACCGAGGTCTTCAAGGACGCCTACCTCTTTGAGTTCCTGGGTCTGTCGGACGATCACTCTGAGGACGATCTCCATAGGAAACTTCTGCAAAATCTCGGACGGTTCATTACTGAATTAGGGCGCGACTTTGGCTTTCTCGGTTCGGAGTACCCAGTACAAGTTGGCGGAAAGGACTTCCGCCTCGACTTGCTTTTCTATCACCGAGAGTTACAGTGTCTCGTCGCTGTTGAATTAAAGACCAAAGAATTCCAGCCAGCCTACCTTGGCCAATTGGAATTCTATCTTGAAGCTTTGGATCGAGACGTGCGCAAACCGCATGAACGTCCATCGATCGGCGTGTTGCTGTGCGCCACCAAGGACAACGAGGTCGTGGAATACGCTCTCAGCCGGTCTCTTTCGCCAACCCTGATTGCCGAGTACCAAACCCAGTTGCCTGATAAAAAGCTGCTACAGGCGAAACTGCATGAGTTCTATTTGTTGAGCCAATCCGCGCTACCAGAAACGAACGATCGTTCTCGTCCAGCGCCAATGAAGCGACAACAGAAGAAACAGGCAAAATAA
- a CDS encoding helix-turn-helix domain-containing protein, which translates to MDQCHACATRGLQSEYGPTLAAVLPETGRLQDAPRAGTRRRFTALQRTQVVALACSAPRQYGKPWQRWSGEKLARVAIERQLVERIAPSTIRTWLRQDKIKPWRYHPWQHSTDPQFVEKAVPVLDLYEHAPQLQASGELTVCVDEKTSIPARQRVTPTKTAAPGEVVQVADRYKRMGAVQLFCTLAVASGLTFAQTRLTKKFVDFKAFLTELFQSSLCAGIKVLHFSTMARPMPPNNWLRGWHR; encoded by the coding sequence GTGGACCAATGCCACGCTTGCGCAACGCGTGGGCTGCAATCGGAGTACGGTCCGACGCTGGCGGCGGTGCTGCCGGAGACCGGGCGCTTACAGGATGCGCCCCGTGCGGGAACACGACGGAGATTTACCGCCTTGCAACGGACGCAGGTGGTGGCCTTGGCCTGTAGTGCACCGCGTCAATACGGCAAGCCGTGGCAGCGCTGGTCAGGGGAGAAGCTGGCGCGCGTGGCGATCGAACGACAGCTTGTGGAGCGGATCGCGCCGAGTACGATTCGCACGTGGTTGCGCCAGGATAAGATTAAGCCGTGGCGCTATCATCCGTGGCAACATTCCACTGATCCGCAGTTTGTCGAGAAGGCCGTGCCGGTGTTGGACCTCTACGAGCACGCTCCGCAATTGCAAGCAAGTGGAGAACTCACGGTCTGTGTGGACGAGAAAACCTCCATCCCGGCACGTCAACGGGTGACGCCGACCAAGACCGCGGCCCCTGGTGAAGTAGTACAGGTGGCTGATCGTTATAAGCGGATGGGGGCGGTCCAACTCTTTTGCACCTTGGCCGTGGCTAGTGGCCTCACGTTCGCGCAGACGCGTCTTACGAAGAAATTCGTCGACTTCAAAGCGTTCCTGACCGAGCTGTTTCAGAGCTCCCTCTGTGCTGGGATCAAAGTGCTACATTTCTCGACAATGGCCCGACCCATGCCCCCAAACAACTGGCTACGTGGCTGGCATCGCTAG